The following coding sequences lie in one Enterococcus sp. 9E7_DIV0242 genomic window:
- the argS gene encoding arginine--tRNA ligase produces the protein MNNKNIVAEAIYAVVKDDLSLDQVVQLLENPKSSDHGDVAFPAFSLAKIFRKAPQQIAADLAEKIDPSSFEKIEVVGPYLNFFMNKEVVSGAVIKEIVTQKNHYGDASIGNNSNVTIDMSSPNIAKPISMGHLRSTVIGNSIAFIFEKIGYQPVKINHLGDWGTQFGKLIVAYKKWGSEEAVQKEPITELLRLYVQFHEEAEEAPELEDEARAWFKKLEEGDEESTQLWQWFRDESLTEFNKIYDMLGVTFDSFNGEAFFNDKMDEVITLLEEKHLLKQNEGAEIVDLTDYDLNPALIRKSDGATLYITRDLAAALYRKKTYNFAQSLYVVGNEQTVHFKQLKAVLTKLGFDWSDDMHHIPFGLITQGGKKLSTRKGKIVLLEEVLNEAVQSAEQQIAEKNPSLENREEVAKQVGIGAVIFHDLKNDRLNNFDFVLDEVVRFEGETGPYVQYAHARAMSILRKGNFTPDASVNYHLDDKESWEIVKMLQKFPDTVLQAAEKYEPSVIAKHAIQLAQAFNKYYAHVKILVDDEQKESRLALVYALTVLLKEDLRLLGLHAPDEM, from the coding sequence ATGAACAATAAAAACATCGTCGCAGAAGCAATTTATGCTGTTGTTAAGGATGACTTGTCCCTTGATCAAGTCGTACAGTTGCTAGAAAATCCTAAGTCATCTGATCACGGAGATGTTGCATTTCCAGCATTCTCACTGGCGAAGATTTTCCGAAAAGCGCCACAGCAAATAGCGGCTGACTTGGCAGAAAAAATCGATCCCTCTTCCTTTGAAAAAATCGAAGTTGTTGGTCCATACCTAAACTTCTTCATGAATAAAGAAGTAGTCAGTGGTGCGGTTATCAAAGAAATCGTTACACAGAAAAATCATTATGGAGATGCTTCGATCGGTAACAACAGCAATGTGACAATCGATATGTCTTCTCCGAATATCGCTAAGCCAATTTCAATGGGGCATCTGCGTTCAACCGTTATCGGAAATTCCATCGCTTTTATTTTTGAAAAAATTGGCTATCAACCAGTAAAAATCAACCATCTAGGCGATTGGGGCACACAGTTTGGGAAATTGATCGTTGCCTATAAAAAATGGGGTTCTGAAGAAGCTGTTCAAAAAGAACCAATTACCGAGCTTTTGCGTTTATATGTACAGTTTCATGAAGAAGCAGAGGAAGCGCCTGAGCTGGAGGACGAAGCAAGAGCTTGGTTCAAGAAGCTGGAAGAGGGCGACGAAGAATCGACTCAGCTTTGGCAATGGTTCAGAGATGAATCCTTGACAGAATTCAACAAAATCTATGATATGTTGGGTGTTACTTTTGATTCATTCAATGGGGAAGCCTTTTTCAACGATAAGATGGATGAAGTAATCACTCTTCTCGAAGAAAAACACCTACTGAAGCAAAATGAAGGAGCAGAAATCGTTGATCTGACTGATTACGATTTGAATCCGGCATTAATTCGTAAATCAGATGGAGCAACATTGTACATTACCAGAGATCTGGCTGCTGCTCTTTACCGTAAGAAAACCTATAACTTTGCTCAATCCTTGTATGTTGTAGGAAATGAACAGACTGTCCATTTCAAGCAATTGAAGGCTGTATTGACGAAGCTAGGCTTTGACTGGTCAGATGATATGCACCATATTCCATTTGGCTTGATTACACAAGGTGGGAAGAAGCTTTCCACACGTAAAGGGAAAATCGTTTTGTTGGAAGAAGTGCTGAATGAAGCTGTTCAATCGGCGGAGCAACAAATCGCTGAAAAGAACCCATCACTTGAAAATCGTGAAGAAGTAGCGAAGCAAGTAGGGATCGGCGCGGTTATTTTCCATGATTTGAAAAATGATCGTTTGAACAACTTTGACTTTGTACTGGATGAAGTCGTTCGATTTGAAGGCGAAACAGGCCCTTATGTTCAATATGCTCATGCTCGTGCGATGAGTATTTTAAGAAAAGGCAACTTCACTCCTGATGCATCAGTTAACTATCATTTAGATGACAAAGAGAGTTGGGAAATTGTTAAGATGTTGCAGAAATTTCCTGATACAGTACTTCAAGCAGCAGAAAAATATGAACCATCTGTTATTGCGAAGCATGCAATTCAGCTGGCACAAGCCTTTAATAAGTATTATGCACATGTGAAGATTCTCGTGGACGATGAGCAGAAGGAATCACGTTTAGCCTTAGTTTATGCTCTGACCGTTCTGTTGAAGGAAGATCTACGTCTTCTAGGTCTGCATGCACCGGATGAAATGTAA
- a CDS encoding TetR/AcrR family transcriptional regulator codes for MIENLEADRKLSLINAGFKEFARNGYDKASTNIIAKEAEISKALMFHYVKNKEEFFLYLVGYCMNQLNKNYVEKMDFSEKDLFKRLRQSYVLQIELRKTYPWIFEFNEQSEVTKSEAVNEKLEEKAKDEKLLCYDTLFQSIDESKFREGITLKRYKELIFWGNIGFTEQLLLKIRGTDRDSIDYGEVIEEIDTYFDDLSSVYYKENYEQS; via the coding sequence ATGATAGAAAATTTAGAAGCAGATAGAAAATTGTCCTTAATAAATGCTGGTTTCAAAGAATTTGCGCGAAATGGATATGACAAAGCATCTACGAATATCATTGCAAAAGAAGCTGAAATCTCTAAAGCTCTGATGTTTCATTATGTGAAGAATAAGGAAGAGTTTTTTCTATACCTTGTTGGTTACTGTATGAATCAACTCAATAAAAACTATGTGGAAAAAATGGATTTTTCTGAAAAGGATCTTTTTAAGAGATTACGGCAATCATATGTTTTGCAAATTGAGTTGAGAAAAACCTATCCTTGGATTTTTGAATTCAATGAACAATCAGAAGTAACCAAATCTGAAGCAGTTAACGAGAAGCTAGAGGAAAAAGCAAAAGATGAGAAGCTGTTGTGCTACGATACACTGTTTCAGTCAATCGATGAATCGAAATTTCGTGAAGGGATAACGCTTAAGCGATACAAGGAACTGATATTTTGGGGGAATATTGGTTTTACTGAGCAGCTTTTGCTAAAGATAAGAGGAACTGATCGAGACAGTATTGATTATGGTGAGGTAATTGAGGAGATCGATACGTATTTTGATGATTTGAGCAGCGTTTATTACAAAGAGAACTATGAGCAGTCGTGA
- a CDS encoding M23 family metallopeptidase: MNRKPVVIEFPLRGEWQTPTTPKKQIPSHGTNRLGLRYAVDFLQVNYKKKSKPFHQLSSIRYLLFGVPLKDCYCWGEPIYAPCDGKVIMVEDGVRERRIVHWLVDSIIAIKNALFFNEKRDAYSKIAGNFIVIEYGKQGYMAFAHLQKDSIAVTENQEIEKGTYLGKVGHSGNSTSPHLHFQLMDSEDIATSKGIPFLFEQYEVYRNGTWQIVRDQLPSETDRIRFIK; this comes from the coding sequence ATGAATAGAAAGCCTGTTGTGATTGAATTTCCTTTGCGCGGAGAATGGCAAACACCGACGACGCCTAAAAAGCAAATACCTAGCCATGGAACAAACCGATTGGGCTTGAGGTATGCAGTTGATTTTTTACAGGTTAATTATAAAAAGAAATCAAAACCTTTCCATCAACTTAGTTCAATTCGATATTTACTGTTTGGTGTGCCTTTGAAAGATTGTTATTGTTGGGGAGAGCCTATTTATGCACCTTGTGATGGCAAGGTGATTATGGTGGAAGATGGGGTTCGTGAACGAAGAATTGTTCATTGGTTAGTCGATTCAATCATAGCGATAAAAAATGCTCTTTTCTTTAATGAAAAAAGGGATGCGTATAGCAAAATTGCTGGGAATTTTATTGTCATTGAATATGGAAAGCAAGGGTATATGGCCTTTGCGCATTTACAAAAAGATTCGATTGCTGTGACGGAGAATCAAGAAATTGAAAAGGGGACCTATTTAGGAAAAGTAGGTCACTCAGGTAATTCGACGTCACCCCATCTCCATTTTCAGCTCATGGATAGTGAAGACATTGCTACTTCTAAAGGTATTCCTTTTCTGTTTGAACAATATGAAGTTTATCGGAATGGGACTTGGCAGATCGTACGGGATCAGCTCCCCTCAGAAACCGATAGAATCAGATTTATTAAGTGA
- the galT gene encoding UDP-glucose--hexose-1-phosphate uridylyltransferase, whose amino-acid sequence MSISQTIKAFADLAIKSGGWKELDRVYLENRILGMIGEDALDSTEQHDTVAGLDLIDALMTQAKDNNVIGSLQADYDILEAQLTDLLTPSPSAVNEQFYQLYSDSPTAATDYFYQLCKNNNYIKTKAIAQNIVFPTESDYGTLEITINLSRPEKDPKQIAAERNSLSVDYPKCLLCMENEGYRGRINHPARTNHRIIRMSVNGEPWGFQYSPYAYYNEHAIILSEEHRPMKISKETFQRLLNITEVLPHYFVGSNADLPIVGGSILSHDHYQGGRHTFAMAEAEIEAPFVLNGFETIRAGIVKWPMSVIRLQGTRVDELTEAADLILDKWRNYSDETVQVSAYSEDGTPHHTVTPIARRNGELFELDLVLRDNNTSEEYPDGIFHPHKDVHHIKKENIGLIEVMGLAVLPPRLANELKEVEQFLLDQEHDMADHHKEWAEQLKATQPITEETVSTIIHEAVGKVFERVLVDAGVFKRDTQGQQAFQRFIDYLQ is encoded by the coding sequence ATGTCAATCAGTCAGACAATCAAAGCTTTTGCTGATTTGGCTATTAAAAGCGGCGGCTGGAAAGAATTAGACCGCGTATACTTGGAAAACAGGATACTCGGGATGATCGGAGAAGATGCCCTTGATTCTACAGAGCAGCATGATACTGTTGCCGGGCTTGACCTCATTGATGCGCTGATGACACAAGCAAAGGACAACAACGTCATTGGCTCTCTACAAGCAGATTATGATATATTAGAGGCACAATTAACAGATTTACTGACGCCCTCTCCATCAGCTGTCAACGAACAGTTTTACCAGCTTTATAGCGACAGTCCTACAGCGGCAACCGATTACTTTTATCAATTATGCAAAAATAACAACTATATCAAAACGAAGGCAATCGCACAAAATATCGTATTTCCGACCGAAAGTGATTATGGGACTTTAGAAATTACGATCAATCTTTCCAGACCTGAGAAAGATCCTAAACAGATTGCAGCAGAAAGAAATAGCCTTTCGGTCGACTATCCGAAATGTCTTCTCTGCATGGAAAATGAAGGCTATAGAGGGCGAATCAATCATCCAGCTCGAACGAATCATCGAATCATTCGGATGTCTGTCAATGGTGAGCCTTGGGGATTCCAATACTCTCCCTATGCTTACTACAATGAGCATGCCATCATCTTATCCGAAGAACATCGCCCGATGAAAATCTCAAAAGAGACATTTCAACGATTGCTGAACATTACTGAGGTTCTCCCTCACTATTTCGTTGGTTCAAACGCGGATTTACCAATCGTTGGCGGTTCGATCCTTTCTCATGACCATTATCAGGGGGGACGTCATACCTTCGCTATGGCTGAAGCTGAAATTGAAGCCCCCTTTGTACTAAACGGATTCGAAACGATTCGTGCCGGTATCGTCAAATGGCCGATGTCCGTCATTCGCTTACAAGGAACACGTGTGGATGAACTGACTGAAGCAGCAGATTTGATCTTAGATAAATGGCGGAATTATTCTGATGAAACGGTTCAGGTCAGTGCCTACTCAGAGGATGGCACACCGCACCACACAGTCACACCTATCGCGCGTCGGAACGGTGAGCTGTTTGAACTTGATTTGGTGTTGCGTGATAACAATACCTCAGAGGAATATCCGGATGGTATTTTCCATCCTCATAAAGATGTCCACCACATCAAAAAAGAAAACATTGGATTGATTGAAGTGATGGGTCTTGCTGTACTGCCTCCTCGATTGGCCAATGAGCTAAAAGAGGTTGAACAGTTTTTGTTAGACCAAGAGCATGATATGGCTGATCACCACAAAGAATGGGCGGAGCAGCTAAAAGCAACACAGCCGATCACTGAAGAAACTGTTTCAACAATCATTCACGAGGCTGTCGGAAAAGTGTTTGAACGGGTATTGGTAGATGCTGGTGTCTTCAAACGAGATACGCAAGGACAGCAAGCATTTCAACGATTTATTGATTACTTACAGTAA
- a CDS encoding LacI family DNA-binding transcriptional regulator gives MATIKDIAQLAGVSPATVSRVLNYDQELSVGDETKKKIFETAEELNYTKFKKNQPLEKQTIRLVQWFNDQEELADIYYLSIRLGIEHKAEELGYTLFKEPLDQLTDKAADGTIALGKFDQKQIESLSKLKGKLLFTDFDASAVGFDSLVIDFSQSVDLVLEQLLKEGHQQIGILTGVEHTKGSEQPLADPRYDLFKQKMTEMKLFNEEFVIKAPFSVESGYQEMLNFLDSGHPLPDALFASSDALAIGAMRALQERGIQIPNDLSIIGFNDVSVAKYVSPPLSTIKVYTEWMGELAVSTVAELIKEEAPVPRKIMLATELINRSSTKRIR, from the coding sequence ATCGCTACGATCAAAGATATTGCCCAACTCGCAGGCGTCTCTCCGGCCACAGTCTCTCGTGTATTAAATTATGATCAGGAGCTATCCGTAGGAGATGAGACAAAGAAAAAAATCTTTGAAACCGCCGAAGAGCTGAACTATACGAAGTTTAAAAAGAACCAGCCACTCGAGAAACAAACAATCCGACTGGTTCAATGGTTCAATGATCAAGAAGAGCTGGCAGATATCTATTACCTGTCCATTCGTCTTGGGATTGAGCATAAAGCAGAAGAGCTTGGCTATACATTATTCAAAGAGCCGCTAGATCAACTGACAGACAAAGCGGCAGATGGAACGATTGCTTTAGGAAAATTTGATCAAAAACAAATCGAGTCCCTTAGCAAACTCAAAGGAAAACTACTTTTCACTGATTTTGATGCCTCTGCCGTTGGATTCGATTCCTTAGTTATTGATTTTTCTCAAAGTGTTGACCTCGTTTTAGAACAGCTTTTGAAAGAGGGCCACCAGCAGATCGGTATTCTCACAGGGGTCGAACACACGAAGGGATCAGAACAACCTTTAGCCGATCCTCGTTACGACCTATTCAAGCAGAAAATGACTGAAATGAAACTTTTTAATGAAGAATTTGTTATCAAGGCTCCTTTTTCTGTTGAAAGTGGCTATCAAGAAATGTTGAACTTTCTTGATAGCGGACACCCTCTTCCTGATGCGCTTTTTGCTTCCAGCGATGCACTGGCGATCGGTGCGATGCGTGCATTACAAGAGCGAGGCATTCAAATTCCCAATGATTTATCTATCATCGGCTTTAATGATGTCAGTGTTGCCAAATATGTCTCTCCCCCACTATCAACAATCAAGGTCTACACCGAATGGATGGGGGAACTGGCGGTCAGTACAGTGGCAGAATTAATCAAAGAAGAAGCCCCTGTTCCTCGAAAAATCATGCTCGCAACAGAGCTGATCAATCGGTCATCAACTAAGAGAATCCGCTGA
- a CDS encoding helix-turn-helix domain-containing protein, with amino-acid sequence MAIHEYVQSDNPLLPIKIWNQQLNGPELTSPVHWHRSVEILFVASGRVGLEVEGHKQVMEKGDLTVINSREIHQIFAVASNDEMNGITLLIPSDFIQAWFPEHDKGKFDPVLVQKNKAELIGYITEIGRLYEQKEVYHEAEIVSLLLKLLMQLYRETRVSVEEETRLFEIKERLSTVLDLIEQSYQQPLTLEQAAATAGYSVSYFSKLFTMTMKRSFYQYLLDFRLRKSINELQLTDKTVTDIAIDNGFTSIHSYIHSFKKSYQMTPKEYQMKRRNRHK; translated from the coding sequence ATGGCGATCCATGAATATGTTCAGAGTGACAACCCTCTGCTGCCGATAAAAATATGGAACCAACAGCTCAATGGACCAGAACTAACTTCGCCCGTCCACTGGCACCGAAGCGTGGAAATCTTATTTGTGGCGTCAGGAAGAGTTGGTCTTGAAGTAGAAGGACACAAACAGGTGATGGAAAAAGGGGATCTAACAGTGATTAATAGTAGGGAAATCCACCAGATATTTGCTGTTGCATCAAATGACGAAATGAATGGAATTACCTTGCTGATTCCTTCTGATTTCATTCAAGCATGGTTCCCGGAGCATGATAAAGGAAAATTCGATCCAGTTTTGGTTCAGAAAAATAAAGCTGAGTTGATAGGCTACATAACAGAAATAGGTCGTCTTTATGAACAGAAAGAGGTCTATCATGAGGCGGAAATCGTGTCATTGCTACTTAAGCTACTCATGCAACTCTATCGGGAGACACGTGTATCGGTGGAAGAAGAAACACGACTATTTGAGATTAAGGAACGGTTGTCAACGGTACTGGACTTGATTGAGCAATCGTATCAACAACCACTAACACTAGAACAGGCTGCTGCGACAGCTGGATATTCGGTGTCTTATTTTTCTAAGCTCTTTACTATGACGATGAAAAGAAGTTTTTATCAATATTTACTTGATTTTCGTTTGAGAAAATCGATCAATGAGCTTCAATTAACGGATAAAACAGTCACTGATATTGCAATTGATAATGGGTTTACCAGTATTCATTCATATATTCATAGTTTTAAAAAATCCTATCAAATGACTCCAAAGGAATATCAAATGAAGAGAAGAAATCGACATAAATAG
- a CDS encoding glycoside hydrolase family 65 protein, whose product MSKQMIKKDFPLTNEELRLQETLFHTANGYIGVRGNFEEGYPMDYISSRGQYINGVYDVAEMKQAEQLYGFPNKKEVILNVADTQSVHLYLDGEEVTAFSQGVREMCRVLDMEKGTASRQFIWKNEQGKEVTVSYRRMTSFVLLPLFTIEIKITSHDFEGTLSIVSEHHGTAHNFVNPDDPRMAAETEDYLSVAETIYEEEQAVSKITAVTKTSNLAVQTLVFHEASPQLELGAVEESESISVVYDGQIKSGETASIIKYSLFIDSRRYELEKAGADLLAKVREKTLMEWYRVQEEYLQKFWQRAELSVGGDPLLNESLNYSLYSLIQSAGKDGISNIAAKGLSGEGYEGHYFWDTEIYMMPFFTLTYPEIASKLIEFRYMILDKARENARTLGHKQGALFPWRTISGTESSGYYPSGTAQYHINSDIAYSIIQYYHATGDIDCLLNYGGEILIETSRLWLDVGHYEGTRFVLNCMTGPDEYTCVVNNNYYTNQSVQYQLRWLVKLYPLLKEKNALFIEQLGVTDEEMTAYQAAADAMYLPYSDELQIHAQDDSFLEKPILPIEELPKEKFPLLLHYHPLYLYRHQVCKQADLVLAYFLHDQAFDEEALKRGYAYYEKRTTHDSSLSSCIFSIVANQIGEVEKAYHYFDESSKIDITNSHHNTQDGIHAANMGGTYLGLVFGFAGLRIREDFLELTPRLPEKWSNCHFSVMYQGSLLHITIDKERICLSLEEGAAVDVTVYGQQGIVSSENEWEIPYRKEQ is encoded by the coding sequence ATGAGTAAGCAAATGATCAAGAAGGATTTTCCTCTAACCAACGAGGAGTTGAGACTTCAAGAAACCCTTTTTCATACAGCCAACGGCTATATTGGCGTTCGTGGTAATTTCGAAGAGGGCTATCCAATGGACTATATTTCCAGCCGAGGGCAATATATCAATGGTGTTTATGATGTTGCAGAAATGAAACAGGCCGAACAGCTGTATGGATTTCCTAACAAGAAAGAGGTCATCTTGAATGTGGCTGATACTCAGAGCGTGCATCTGTACCTTGATGGTGAAGAAGTGACTGCTTTCAGCCAAGGTGTTCGTGAGATGTGCCGTGTATTGGACATGGAAAAAGGAACTGCTTCGCGTCAATTTATCTGGAAGAATGAGCAAGGCAAGGAAGTGACTGTCAGCTATCGTAGAATGACATCCTTTGTGTTGCTGCCATTGTTTACGATAGAGATAAAGATAACCTCCCATGATTTTGAAGGAACTCTCTCTATTGTGTCTGAGCACCATGGGACAGCACATAATTTTGTGAACCCTGATGACCCGAGGATGGCTGCGGAAACCGAGGACTATTTATCTGTTGCAGAGACGATTTATGAAGAAGAACAGGCCGTTTCCAAAATCACTGCTGTGACAAAAACATCAAACCTCGCAGTTCAAACACTCGTTTTTCATGAAGCCTCCCCTCAGTTAGAACTAGGAGCAGTTGAAGAAAGTGAAAGTATCTCTGTTGTCTATGATGGTCAAATAAAGTCGGGGGAAACAGCGAGTATAATCAAATACAGCCTCTTCATAGATTCAAGAAGATATGAGTTGGAAAAGGCTGGTGCTGATCTGCTGGCTAAGGTTCGCGAAAAAACGTTGATGGAGTGGTATCGAGTACAAGAAGAGTATCTACAAAAATTCTGGCAGCGGGCCGAGCTATCCGTTGGCGGCGATCCGCTACTCAATGAATCGCTAAACTATAGCCTGTACAGTTTGATTCAGTCAGCTGGAAAAGATGGTATTTCTAATATTGCAGCGAAGGGATTGAGTGGAGAAGGATACGAAGGCCATTACTTTTGGGATACGGAAATCTATATGATGCCCTTTTTTACCTTAACCTATCCTGAAATTGCCAGCAAATTGATTGAATTTCGCTATATGATTTTGGATAAAGCTCGTGAAAATGCACGAACATTAGGACATAAACAAGGTGCACTATTCCCGTGGCGGACCATTTCCGGAACAGAGTCCTCCGGGTATTATCCTTCAGGAACAGCCCAATACCATATCAATAGCGACATTGCCTATTCAATCATCCAGTATTATCATGCGACGGGAGATATCGACTGCTTGTTGAACTATGGTGGTGAAATTCTGATTGAAACTAGTCGTCTTTGGCTAGATGTTGGGCATTATGAAGGAACACGATTCGTTCTTAACTGCATGACGGGACCAGATGAATATACATGTGTGGTCAATAATAATTACTACACCAACCAGTCTGTTCAATACCAATTGCGTTGGCTGGTAAAACTCTACCCATTGTTAAAAGAAAAAAATGCGCTATTTATTGAACAGCTTGGCGTGACAGATGAGGAAATGACCGCCTATCAAGCAGCAGCGGATGCAATGTATCTACCCTATTCAGATGAACTGCAGATCCATGCACAGGATGACAGTTTCTTGGAAAAACCGATTTTACCAATCGAAGAATTACCAAAAGAAAAATTTCCATTATTGTTACATTATCATCCGCTCTATTTGTACAGACACCAAGTGTGTAAACAGGCAGATTTAGTACTGGCTTATTTTCTGCACGATCAAGCATTTGATGAAGAGGCACTCAAACGAGGCTACGCCTATTACGAAAAACGTACGACACATGATTCTTCTTTGTCCTCCTGTATATTTAGTATTGTAGCGAATCAGATCGGAGAGGTAGAGAAGGCCTATCACTATTTCGACGAATCATCCAAAATAGATATCACAAATTCCCACCACAATACGCAGGATGGCATTCATGCCGCCAATATGGGTGGTACGTATTTAGGCCTGGTCTTTGGTTTTGCCGGATTGCGGATTCGAGAAGACTTTCTGGAGCTGACACCGCGCTTGCCGGAAAAATGGAGTAATTGTCATTTCTCAGTTATGTATCAAGGCAGTTTGTTGCATATTACGATTGATAAAGAAAGAATCTGTCTTTCTCTGGAAGAAGGAGCAGCTGTAGATGTTACCGTTTATGGGCAGCAGGGGATTGTATCGTCAGAAAATGAGTGGGAGATCCCGTATAGAAAAGAGCAGTAG
- a CDS encoding galactokinase, protein MEAQLQQNYTTQFGSENGQAYFAPGRINLIGEHTDYNGGHVFPAAITIGTYGIAEKRDDRKIRLYSENFAALGIIEFDLDDLSYQKEHDWTNYPKGMIRYLLEQGLPIDHGMNILFYGTIPNGAGLSSSASIELLTGVILKDLFDLDVDMLTLVKTGKRVENEFIGVNSGIMDQFAIGMGKKDQAILLDTNTLKYELIPAVFGDYVVAIMNTNKRRELADSKYNERRAECEEALRRLQTQLDIHSLGELDEATFEENLQLIADETLIKRARHAVTENQRTMKAKKALQNGDLTAFGQLLNDSHRSLQMDYEVTGIELDKLVEAAQKQPGVLGARMTGAGFGGCAIALVKEDALDTFIDTVGKEYQDAIGYAADFYKAHIDDGARKL, encoded by the coding sequence ATGGAAGCACAGCTGCAGCAAAACTATACAACACAATTCGGCTCAGAAAATGGACAGGCATACTTCGCTCCCGGACGGATCAACTTAATTGGTGAGCACACCGATTACAATGGTGGCCATGTTTTTCCAGCAGCGATCACAATTGGCACTTATGGTATCGCTGAAAAAAGAGACGATCGCAAGATTCGCCTTTATTCTGAAAATTTTGCAGCATTGGGCATCATCGAATTTGATCTGGATGATTTATCTTACCAAAAAGAACATGATTGGACGAACTATCCCAAAGGCATGATTCGTTATCTGCTCGAACAAGGATTGCCGATCGATCATGGTATGAATATTCTATTTTATGGAACAATCCCTAACGGTGCCGGACTCTCCTCTTCTGCTTCCATTGAATTATTGACCGGAGTGATTTTAAAAGATTTGTTTGATTTAGATGTAGATATGCTGACGCTTGTAAAAACCGGAAAGCGTGTTGAAAATGAGTTTATTGGTGTCAATTCAGGTATTATGGATCAGTTTGCTATTGGTATGGGGAAAAAGGACCAAGCAATATTACTAGATACCAATACATTAAAATATGAACTGATACCTGCTGTTTTTGGTGATTATGTGGTTGCTATCATGAATACCAACAAACGAAGAGAACTGGCAGATTCCAAATATAACGAGCGACGAGCGGAATGCGAAGAAGCTTTACGCCGCTTGCAAACACAGTTAGACATCCATTCTCTTGGCGAATTGGATGAAGCAACCTTTGAAGAAAATCTACAGTTGATTGCTGATGAGACTTTGATCAAACGGGCAAGACATGCCGTGACTGAAAACCAACGAACGATGAAAGCGAAAAAAGCCTTGCAAAATGGTGATTTGACAGCTTTCGGTCAATTATTGAATGATTCCCATCGATCCCTTCAAATGGATTACGAGGTAACAGGTATTGAATTGGACAAGTTGGTCGAAGCTGCTCAAAAACAACCAGGTGTTCTTGGCGCGCGTATGACTGGTGCCGGTTTTGGTGGCTGTGCGATTGCGTTAGTAAAAGAAGATGCATTGGATACCTTTATAGACACCGTTGGAAAAGAGTACCAAGACGCGATAGGCTATGCCGCAGACTTCTATAAAGCACATATTGATGATGGGGCGAGAAAGCTATAA
- the galE gene encoding UDP-glucose 4-epimerase GalE has protein sequence MTVLVLGGAGYIGSHAVRQLIEKKYRVVVIDNLLTGHRKAVHPDAVFYEGDIRDKVFMERVFKKEAIDSVIHFAASSLVGESVEKPLKYFNNNVYGMEILLEVMEAYNVKKIVFSSTAATYGEPDKSPIDESFPTNPKNPYGESKLIMEKMMKWCDNAYDMHYVALRYFNVAGAAADASIGEDHTPETHLVPIILQVALGQREQLSIFGDDYETPDGTCIRDYVHVEDLIAAHILALEYLAAGNESNVFNLGSSQGFSVKEMLDAAREVTGKEIPAVIAPRRAGDPSTLVASSAKAAEILKWQPRYTNIKEIIETAWNWHTSHPNGYQEQE, from the coding sequence ATGACTGTTTTAGTTTTAGGCGGTGCCGGATACATTGGTTCCCATGCCGTACGTCAGTTGATTGAAAAAAAATACAGAGTTGTCGTTATTGATAATCTGTTGACCGGACATAGAAAAGCAGTACACCCTGATGCTGTATTTTACGAGGGAGACATCCGAGATAAAGTATTTATGGAACGTGTCTTCAAAAAAGAAGCCATCGACAGCGTGATTCATTTTGCTGCTAGCTCATTAGTCGGAGAATCAGTAGAAAAACCACTGAAATATTTCAATAATAATGTCTATGGGATGGAAATTCTTTTAGAGGTCATGGAAGCATATAATGTCAAAAAAATCGTTTTCTCCAGCACTGCCGCAACCTATGGAGAGCCTGATAAATCACCAATCGATGAAAGCTTTCCGACCAATCCCAAAAATCCTTACGGCGAAAGTAAGCTGATTATGGAAAAAATGATGAAGTGGTGTGATAATGCCTATGATATGCACTATGTTGCTTTGCGCTACTTCAACGTAGCTGGAGCTGCCGCTGATGCATCAATCGGCGAAGACCATACACCGGAAACACACCTAGTGCCAATTATTCTTCAAGTTGCTTTAGGCCAACGGGAACAGCTGTCTATCTTTGGTGATGACTACGAGACACCGGACGGTACGTGCATTCGAGACTATGTTCATGTAGAGGATTTGATCGCTGCCCATATTCTGGCATTAGAATATCTGGCTGCTGGAAATGAAAGTAATGTTTTCAACCTCGGAAGCAGTCAAGGGTTTTCCGTGAAAGAAATGCTAGATGCGGCTCGTGAAGTTACAGGAAAAGAAATCCCCGCAGTCATCGCTCCACGACGTGCCGGTGACCCAAGTACACTTGTTGCTTCCAGTGCAAAGGCGGCAGAAATATTAAAATGGCAACCTCGTTATACAAATATCAAAGAAATCATCGAAACAGCCTGGAACTGGCATACAAGTCATCCTAACGGCTATCAAGAACAGGAGTGA